From Vitis vinifera cultivar Pinot Noir 40024 chromosome 14, ASM3070453v1, a single genomic window includes:
- the LOC100251790 gene encoding transcription factor MYB4, with amino-acid sequence MVRTPCCESMGLKKGSWTPEEDQILVSHIQRHGHGNWRALPKEAGLMRCGKSCRLRWTNYLRPDIKRGNFSKEEEETIIKLHQLLGNRRVLFFQFH; translated from the exons ATGGTGAGGACTCCTTGTTGTGAGAGTATGGGACTGAAGAAGGGGTCATGGACTCCTGAGGAAGATCAGATCTTAGTTTCTCACATTCAGCGCCATGGCCACGGCAACTGGCGGGCTCTCCCCAAAGAAGCCG GGTTAATGAGATGTGGAAAAAGCTGCAGGCTTCGATGGACGAACTACTTGCGCCCAGATATCAAGCGAGGAAACTTCagcaaggaagaagaagaaaccatCATCAAGCTCCATCAACTTCTTGGAAACAGGAGAGTTCTCTTTTTCCAATTTCATTAG